One window from the genome of Pelodictyon luteolum DSM 273 encodes:
- the rpsT gene encoding 30S ribosomal protein S20: MPLHKSAEKRLRQSERRNARNRARKKELKTLIKNMQKLIEARAAKSEVESAYRSAVQKLDRLGVKSYIHANKASRKKSQLTRLFNGYAEAE; encoded by the coding sequence ATGCCTTTACACAAGTCGGCTGAAAAAAGACTGCGTCAGTCTGAAAGAAGGAATGCCAGGAACAGGGCTCGCAAAAAAGAGCTGAAGACCCTGATCAAGAACATGCAGAAACTCATCGAGGCCCGTGCAGCCAAGTCCGAGGTCGAGTCTGCCTACCGTTCCGCCGTCCAGAAGCTCGACCGTCTGGGCGTGAAGAGCTACATCCACGCCAATAAGGCATCGCGCAAGAAGTCGCAGCTTACACGCCTGTTCAACGGCTACGCCGAGGCCGAGTAA
- a CDS encoding ABC transporter ATP-binding protein — MGKGPRGQGGFTTQQDDTLHGRKKGSVDSYIVSRLLQYIKPLKGLVATAIIITVGGSFLGPLRPYLTKVAIDDHISKGDLQGLGAISLILGAVILLDGIKQYAATWLAQVIGQKAVFNIRMDVFRHLQKLPARFYDRNPIGRLITRTTNDIESLNELLSSGIVTILGDTLQLVFIVGIMVWIDWQLTLVVLAILPLMLYATVFFKSRVRIAFQDVRTHVARLNTFFQEHITGMAIVQLFNRQERESEAYAAINRDHRDANIRTVFYFSIYYPLIETLSAVAAGLVIWYSGVRLLKADLTIGIVISFVQYISLFFRPLQHLSDKFNTMQTAIASSDRIFRLLDEKEGLEDEGEKDAASPLDTFTGSIEFKNVWFAYEHENWVLRDVSFSIRHGEKIAIVGATGSGKTTIINILSRLYPYQQGEVLVDGIRLEEIPQQSLRSLVGVVMQDVFLFSGTIQENLAFGNPSVPFETLRQAAETVGADRFIRKLPGGYSYRVLENGTGLSTGQKQLIAFVRALLYNPEILVLDEATSSVDTETEGLIDRATERLMKDRTSIIIAHRLSSVQKADRIIVLHKGVIRETGSHQELLKERGLYHKLYLLQHPETLTAEGA, encoded by the coding sequence ATGGGTAAAGGGCCAAGAGGGCAGGGCGGATTCACGACCCAGCAGGACGACACTCTCCATGGCCGGAAAAAGGGGTCGGTGGACAGCTATATCGTCTCCCGCCTGCTCCAGTACATCAAGCCGCTCAAGGGGCTTGTCGCAACGGCGATCATCATAACCGTCGGCGGCTCGTTCCTCGGCCCCCTGCGCCCCTACCTCACGAAAGTCGCCATCGACGACCACATCTCTAAAGGGGACCTCCAGGGGCTGGGGGCCATCAGCCTCATTCTCGGCGCCGTCATACTGCTCGACGGCATCAAGCAGTACGCCGCCACATGGCTCGCCCAGGTCATCGGCCAGAAAGCGGTATTCAACATCCGCATGGACGTGTTCCGCCACCTCCAGAAACTCCCCGCCCGCTTCTACGACCGCAACCCCATCGGCCGGCTCATCACCCGAACGACCAATGACATCGAGTCCCTGAACGAACTGCTCTCGAGCGGCATCGTCACCATCCTCGGCGACACGCTCCAGCTCGTCTTCATCGTAGGGATCATGGTATGGATCGACTGGCAGCTCACGCTGGTGGTGCTTGCCATCCTGCCGCTCATGCTCTACGCCACCGTCTTCTTCAAGAGCCGGGTCCGCATCGCATTCCAGGACGTGCGTACCCATGTCGCCCGGCTCAACACCTTTTTCCAGGAACATATCACCGGCATGGCGATCGTGCAGCTCTTCAACCGCCAGGAGCGGGAAAGCGAAGCGTACGCCGCAATCAACCGCGACCACCGCGATGCCAACATCCGCACTGTCTTCTACTTCTCCATCTACTACCCCCTCATCGAAACCCTCAGCGCCGTAGCCGCAGGCCTGGTGATCTGGTACAGCGGTGTACGCCTCCTGAAGGCCGATCTCACCATCGGTATCGTCATCTCGTTCGTACAGTACATCTCGCTCTTCTTCCGTCCCCTGCAGCACCTGTCCGACAAGTTCAACACCATGCAGACAGCCATTGCCAGCTCAGACCGCATCTTCCGGCTGCTCGACGAAAAGGAAGGCCTTGAGGATGAGGGTGAAAAGGACGCCGCGTCCCCCCTCGATACCTTCACCGGCAGCATCGAGTTCAAGAACGTCTGGTTCGCCTATGAGCATGAGAACTGGGTTCTGAGGGACGTCTCCTTCAGTATCCGGCACGGGGAAAAGATTGCCATCGTCGGCGCCACCGGCAGCGGAAAGACCACCATCATCAACATCCTCTCGCGCCTCTACCCCTACCAGCAGGGCGAAGTCCTCGTTGACGGCATCCGGCTCGAAGAGATCCCCCAGCAGTCTCTGCGCAGCCTTGTCGGCGTGGTCATGCAGGACGTGTTCCTCTTCTCCGGCACCATTCAGGAGAACCTCGCGTTCGGCAACCCTTCCGTGCCTTTTGAAACGCTCCGTCAAGCCGCAGAAACGGTCGGCGCCGACCGGTTCATCCGGAAACTTCCCGGCGGCTACAGCTACCGCGTCCTTGAAAACGGCACCGGCCTGTCAACCGGCCAGAAACAGCTCATCGCCTTCGTCCGCGCCCTGCTCTACAACCCCGAGATCCTCGTCCTCGACGAAGCCACCAGCTCTGTCGACACCGAAACCGAAGGGCTCATCGACCGCGCCACCGAGCGGCTCATGAAAGACCGCACATCCATCATCATCGCCCACCGCCTCTCCAGCGTGCAGAAAGCAGACCGCATCATCGTCCTGCACAAAGGGGTCATCCGCGAAACCGGTTCCCATCAGGAACTGTTGAAAGAGCGCGGACTCTACCACAAGCTCTACCTCCTGCAGCACCCCGAGACCCTTACCGCCGAAGGCGCGTAA
- a CDS encoding outer membrane protein, whose product MKKQLALLFTGLALAGFTAQPAVAADMYGSLHGGISWMDDMDNAPNLGDDIEMNGAYMVLGAIGCDYGNYRVEAEAGYQESEVDGYNAVASSGDVKIFSLLANGYYDIDAGGFEPYLTAGVGVANVNFNNVAATDPNETTLAYQIGAGLAIPVADGVMLDARYRYFSTLEFLDNTQAGSHSALLGFRVGF is encoded by the coding sequence ATGAAAAAGCAACTTGCACTTCTCTTCACAGGATTGGCTCTGGCTGGATTTACAGCCCAACCAGCTGTCGCTGCTGACATGTATGGCAGCCTACACGGAGGCATCTCATGGATGGATGACATGGACAATGCGCCCAATCTGGGAGACGATATTGAAATGAATGGCGCCTACATGGTACTCGGAGCCATCGGCTGCGATTACGGCAACTACCGTGTTGAGGCTGAAGCCGGCTATCAGGAGAGCGAGGTAGACGGCTACAACGCCGTTGCTTCAAGCGGCGACGTGAAGATCTTTTCGCTTCTGGCCAACGGCTACTATGACATCGATGCCGGCGGCTTCGAGCCCTATCTGACGGCAGGCGTCGGCGTTGCCAATGTCAACTTCAACAATGTAGCCGCCACCGACCCCAATGAAACCACACTTGCCTACCAGATTGGTGCAGGTCTGGCCATACCGGTTGCTGATGGTGTCATGCTCGACGCACGCTACCGCTACTTCTCCACTCTGGAATTCCTGGACAATACGCAGGCGGGAAGCCACAGCGCGCTATTGGGATTCAGGGTCGGATTCTGA
- a CDS encoding electron transfer flavoprotein subunit beta/FixA family protein produces the protein MEIAVCVCLVPDTASVIGFQDGRLDMTRVSEVMNPYDEYALEEALRMREGPGGGVVRVFSVASPEKKELLRKSLAMGADRLVIVEGPATPDPWQTASALRDAFAEVYGDSMPDMVFCGRRSTDFGSGEVPGMLAALLGMPSVSAVVSLDVAPDGSFLLVREIEGGAEHMSVGMPVLFSTEKGLNIPRKTSMKGVMEARKKPVDILPQTETHAPRAALSAIRPAVKRKPCHMLDGVDELVRRLNTHEGLF, from the coding sequence ATGGAAATTGCCGTCTGCGTCTGCCTCGTTCCCGACACTGCTTCCGTCATAGGTTTTCAGGACGGCCGGCTCGACATGACGAGGGTAAGCGAGGTCATGAACCCGTATGACGAATATGCCCTCGAGGAGGCGCTCAGGATGCGTGAGGGTCCGGGTGGCGGAGTGGTGCGGGTGTTCAGTGTTGCTTCCCCCGAGAAAAAGGAGCTGCTCCGGAAATCTCTTGCCATGGGTGCTGACCGGCTGGTGATTGTTGAGGGTCCCGCAACTCCCGATCCCTGGCAGACGGCCTCTGCGCTCAGGGATGCGTTCGCTGAAGTGTACGGGGACAGTATGCCGGATATGGTTTTCTGCGGTCGTCGGTCGACCGATTTCGGGAGCGGTGAGGTGCCGGGCATGCTTGCCGCGCTTCTCGGTATGCCGTCGGTCTCCGCAGTTGTGTCGCTTGATGTCGCCCCGGACGGGTCGTTTCTTCTGGTGCGCGAGATCGAAGGCGGAGCGGAGCACATGAGTGTCGGGATGCCGGTTCTGTTCAGCACTGAGAAGGGGTTGAATATCCCGCGTAAAACCAGCATGAAAGGGGTCATGGAAGCCCGCAAGAAACCGGTGGATATCCTGCCGCAAACAGAGACGCACGCTCCGAGGGCTGCTCTTTCTGCAATCCGGCCTGCTGTGAAGAGAAAGCCCTGCCATATGCTTGACGGGGTGGATGAACTTGTCCGGCGGCTCAACACTCATGAGGGCCTCTTCTGA
- a CDS encoding electron transfer flavoprotein subunit alpha/FixB family protein encodes MGKVLVFLEQREGQLKKASLDLLLLAAERARASGSGPVAAVLPGPVETAGLPPVEGTLYHASDPSLALYNQYSYAALIQEVLALEGAVELLFADTALAHDLAPLLSVRLHASLLQGCSGLPAPGGPSMRPLYSGAAIGEFTSSAPLRILTLSPPPERPTPAGGGSLRVIPLPVTKSTGLSALVREVVLQSGMPDVSEAGIIVAGGRGVGGAEGFRMLEGLALLLGGAVGASRSAVDEGWRPHSEQIGQTGKSVAPALYIACGISGAVQHLAGIGRAGTIVAINSDPHAPIFGAADYGLIADLHTALPAFTLAVRELQELK; translated from the coding sequence ATGGGAAAGGTGCTTGTATTTCTTGAACAGCGCGAGGGGCAGCTGAAAAAGGCATCCCTCGACCTTCTGCTCCTTGCTGCCGAGCGGGCCCGCGCTTCGGGTTCCGGCCCTGTAGCAGCAGTGCTTCCGGGACCGGTCGAGACCGCCGGCCTTCCGCCTGTGGAGGGGACGCTGTACCACGCATCCGACCCCTCCCTTGCGCTCTATAATCAGTACAGCTACGCTGCCCTCATACAGGAGGTTCTCGCTCTGGAGGGTGCCGTTGAGCTTTTGTTCGCCGACACCGCACTTGCGCACGACCTTGCCCCGCTGCTATCCGTTCGCCTCCATGCTTCACTGCTCCAGGGATGCTCCGGGCTCCCTGCTCCGGGCGGGCCCTCCATGCGACCACTTTATTCGGGTGCGGCGATAGGGGAGTTCACATCCTCCGCTCCGCTCCGCATCCTCACCCTCAGCCCCCCGCCGGAACGCCCGACACCGGCTGGAGGAGGCTCGCTCCGGGTGATTCCCCTCCCGGTCACAAAGTCCACGGGGCTCTCAGCACTGGTCCGCGAGGTGGTGCTCCAGAGCGGCATGCCGGACGTCTCGGAAGCTGGAATCATTGTTGCCGGCGGCAGGGGAGTGGGAGGCGCGGAAGGGTTCCGGATGCTTGAAGGGCTTGCTCTCCTGCTCGGTGGCGCGGTCGGGGCCAGCCGTTCGGCGGTCGACGAAGGGTGGCGGCCCCATTCTGAGCAGATCGGCCAGACCGGCAAGTCCGTCGCCCCTGCCCTCTACATCGCCTGCGGAATTTCCGGGGCGGTCCAGCACCTTGCCGGCATAGGGCGTGCCGGAACGATCGTCGCCATAAACAGCGACCCCCATGCGCCGATTTTCGGTGCAGCCGATTACGGCCTCATCGCCGATCTTCACACAGCCCTTCCCGCCTTCACTCTTGCAGTGAGGGAGTTGCAGGAATTGAAATGA
- the ruvA gene encoding Holliday junction branch migration protein RuvA, producing the protein MYAYFRGRVVSVLPEEAVLEVSGIAYRFLISTGTSRSLPQAGNEAILYTHLSVREDALQLYGFSSEEEKQLFRLLLLVSGVGPKLALAVLSGLPVAEVHEAILANAPERLFGVTGVGRKTAARIILELRDRILKLSPPGAAATPAGAVQCGIREDATNALLTLGFSRTAAQQAVAGVLEANPGGSVEDVVKSALLAMHNR; encoded by the coding sequence ATGTACGCATATTTCCGCGGCAGGGTCGTTTCTGTCCTGCCTGAAGAGGCGGTTCTCGAGGTATCGGGCATTGCATACCGGTTCCTCATTTCCACCGGCACTTCCCGCAGCCTTCCCCAGGCGGGCAATGAGGCCATCCTCTATACGCATCTTTCCGTCCGGGAGGATGCTCTCCAGCTCTACGGTTTTTCAAGTGAAGAGGAAAAGCAGCTGTTCCGCCTGCTCCTCCTTGTCTCCGGCGTTGGCCCGAAGCTCGCCCTTGCAGTGCTTTCGGGGCTTCCGGTCGCGGAGGTCCATGAGGCCATCCTCGCCAATGCGCCTGAACGACTGTTTGGCGTGACCGGCGTCGGCCGCAAGACGGCGGCGCGCATCATCCTCGAACTGCGCGACAGGATTTTGAAGCTCTCTCCTCCAGGCGCCGCCGCCACTCCGGCCGGCGCGGTTCAGTGCGGAATACGAGAGGACGCCACAAACGCCCTTCTGACACTCGGCTTCTCCCGAACTGCTGCCCAGCAGGCGGTTGCAGGGGTGCTTGAAGCGAACCCCGGCGGGAGTGTCGAGGATGTGGTGAAGTCGGCACTGCTTGCTATGCATAACCGTTAG
- a CDS encoding nucleotidyltransferase family protein, with product MNKQSALELLSSSKPELQARFGVVRLALFGSTSRNTATSESDVDVLVAFDGPATAKRYFGVQFFLEDLLGRPVDLVTEKALRTELRPFIEREQINV from the coding sequence ATGAACAAACAAAGCGCTCTCGAACTGCTGAGCAGCAGCAAGCCTGAACTGCAAGCCCGTTTCGGTGTAGTCAGGCTGGCGTTGTTCGGTTCTACTTCCCGCAATACGGCAACCAGTGAAAGCGATGTTGATGTGTTGGTTGCTTTCGACGGACCTGCCACCGCCAAACGCTATTTCGGGGTGCAGTTCTTTCTTGAAGACCTCCTTGGCCGCCCGGTAGATCTGGTCACTGAAAAAGCCCTTCGAACAGAGTTACGCCCATTTATAGAACGGGAGCAGATCAATGTCTGA
- a CDS encoding bifunctional nuclease family protein has protein sequence MEKVQVDILGLSTSPHTNGAYALILYELEGNRRLPIIIGGFEAQAIALKLENIKPPRPFTHDLFKNIADAFNLHVNEIFIDELHNETFYAKVVCEVNGEIQEIDARPSDAIAIAVRFGAPVYVSEEIMAEAGIREEQKDEDELSEIAAEEAIEPEQAEFLTPGPGARLDELQAALGEAVKSENYEEAARLRDEISRLKSSS, from the coding sequence ATGGAGAAAGTACAGGTAGACATACTGGGGCTGTCGACCAGCCCCCATACGAACGGAGCTTATGCCCTCATTCTATATGAACTTGAAGGGAACCGTCGCCTTCCGATCATCATCGGGGGGTTCGAAGCTCAGGCCATTGCCTTGAAGCTTGAGAACATCAAGCCCCCCCGTCCATTCACCCACGACCTCTTCAAGAACATCGCAGACGCTTTCAATCTCCATGTGAACGAAATCTTCATCGACGAGCTGCACAACGAGACCTTTTATGCGAAGGTGGTGTGTGAGGTGAACGGCGAGATACAGGAAATCGATGCCCGGCCGAGCGATGCCATCGCCATTGCGGTGCGCTTCGGCGCACCTGTGTATGTAAGCGAGGAAATCATGGCTGAAGCAGGCATCAGGGAGGAACAGAAAGATGAGGACGAGTTGTCGGAAATCGCGGCTGAAGAAGCCATCGAGCCGGAGCAGGCGGAATTCCTCACCCCCGGTCCCGGTGCCCGCCTTGATGAGCTGCAGGCTGCGCTCGGGGAGGCCGTGAAGAGCGAGAACTACGAAGAGGCCGCCCGGTTGCGCGATGAGATCTCACGGCTGAAGAGCAGCTCTTGA
- the rho gene encoding transcription termination factor Rho, which translates to MSNNPVAASLDINMLQKKKVYELNAMAKEIGVSAAGLRKEELIFKIIEAQSQKSSDPESGNVMVNTGVLQVIPEGYGFLRSSNYNYLSSPDDIYVSPSQIKRFSMRTGDTVSGQVRAPKEGERFFALLKINTIDGADPDITRERPFFENLTPLFPHERLKLETKQNEYCGRIMDIFTPIGKGQRGLIVAQPKTGKTMLLQMVANAIIKNHPEVYLIVLLIDERPEEVTDMARSVEAEVVSSTFDEDPERHVQVADMVMEKAKRLVEVGRDVVILLDSITRLARAHNTIIPHSGKILSGGIDANALTKPKRFFGAARNIEEGGSLTIIATALVDTGSRMDDVIFEEFKGTGNMELVLDRRLSERRIFPAIDILRSGTRKEELLFSQEELSRTWLLRKYLAEKNPIECMEFMREKLSDTKDNKEFFKYMNR; encoded by the coding sequence ATGTCGAACAATCCTGTTGCCGCAAGTCTGGACATCAACATGCTCCAGAAAAAGAAGGTTTACGAGCTGAACGCCATGGCCAAGGAGATTGGCGTTTCTGCCGCAGGGCTTCGAAAAGAAGAGCTTATTTTCAAGATCATCGAAGCACAGTCGCAGAAGAGCTCCGATCCGGAAAGCGGCAATGTCATGGTCAACACCGGCGTCCTGCAGGTGATCCCCGAAGGCTACGGCTTCCTCCGCTCCTCGAACTACAATTACCTCTCCTCTCCCGACGACATCTACGTATCCCCCTCACAGATCAAGCGCTTCAGCATGCGGACCGGCGACACGGTTTCCGGCCAGGTGCGTGCGCCGAAAGAGGGCGAACGGTTCTTCGCGCTGCTGAAGATCAACACCATTGACGGTGCCGATCCCGACATTACCCGGGAGCGGCCGTTCTTCGAGAACCTGACCCCGCTGTTCCCGCATGAGCGTCTGAAGCTCGAGACGAAGCAGAACGAGTACTGCGGCCGCATCATGGACATCTTCACCCCGATCGGCAAGGGGCAGAGGGGACTGATCGTGGCACAGCCCAAAACCGGCAAGACCATGCTTCTCCAGATGGTCGCCAATGCCATCATCAAGAACCACCCCGAAGTCTACCTTATCGTGCTCCTCATCGACGAGCGCCCTGAGGAGGTGACCGACATGGCCCGCAGCGTCGAGGCCGAGGTGGTGAGCTCGACCTTCGACGAAGATCCCGAGCGCCATGTGCAGGTGGCCGACATGGTCATGGAAAAGGCCAAGCGCCTGGTCGAGGTTGGCCGTGATGTGGTGATCCTGCTTGACTCCATCACCCGCCTCGCCCGTGCCCACAACACCATCATCCCGCACTCCGGCAAGATCCTTTCGGGTGGTATCGATGCCAACGCGCTGACCAAGCCGAAGCGCTTTTTCGGCGCAGCCCGCAACATCGAGGAGGGAGGCAGCCTTACCATCATAGCCACGGCGCTCGTCGACACCGGCTCAAGGATGGACGATGTCATCTTCGAAGAGTTCAAGGGTACCGGCAACATGGAGCTGGTGCTTGACCGCCGCCTCAGCGAACGCAGGATCTTCCCTGCCATAGACATCCTTCGTTCCGGCACCCGTAAAGAAGAGCTGCTCTTCAGCCAGGAAGAGCTGTCCCGCACCTGGCTGCTCCGCAAGTACCTTGCCGAGAAGAACCCGATAGAGTGCATGGAGTTCATGCGCGAGAAGCTCTCCGACACCAAGGACAATAAAGAGTTTTTCAAGTACATGAACCGATGA
- the glmM gene encoding phosphoglucosamine mutase, producing the protein MSLMISVSGIRGVVGESLTPKNLTAFSMAFARWISADRVRRGKTEGKARIVIGRDTRPTGPAILGLVENALALSGCDVLDIGVATTPTVELAVTEEGADGGLIITASHNPVKWNALKMLNSRGEFLDAAEVEELLRIAAEDAPESAGWDAIGTISESRRHDGLHIEKILRLPFINPEAIKKEGFRVLVDCVEGAGASIVPELCRQLGVKEIIPVACGGTGIFPRNPEPIEENLQSSIAALKESGADFALVVDPDVDRLALINEDGTLFGEEYTLVACADFHLRHSPGPVANNLSSSRALRDIAERYGVACYSGKVGEANVTEVMKAKGAVIGGEGNGGVILPELHYGRDALVAIAIFLQAFALWRQSHPRGPLSAFRKEFPDYEMSKQKVELGKNGREKLPELFDAVRNKFPDAAVDMQDGLKLDFPKSWVHLRPSNTEPIVRIYSEAPTKEEAEALATSVQSTLESLNG; encoded by the coding sequence ATGAGCCTGATGATCAGCGTTTCCGGCATCAGGGGTGTCGTAGGCGAAAGCCTCACCCCGAAAAACCTCACAGCATTCAGCATGGCCTTTGCCCGATGGATCTCGGCCGACCGGGTCCGCCGGGGAAAGACTGAGGGGAAAGCCCGCATCGTCATCGGCCGCGACACACGGCCGACAGGCCCCGCCATCCTCGGCCTCGTCGAGAACGCCCTTGCCCTCTCCGGATGCGATGTGCTGGACATCGGGGTAGCAACTACCCCGACCGTGGAGCTTGCCGTCACGGAGGAAGGTGCCGACGGAGGCCTCATCATCACCGCATCGCACAACCCCGTCAAGTGGAACGCGCTGAAGATGCTCAACAGCCGCGGAGAGTTCCTAGACGCCGCCGAAGTAGAGGAACTGCTCCGGATTGCTGCTGAAGACGCGCCGGAAAGTGCGGGGTGGGACGCCATCGGGACCATCAGCGAAAGCCGCCGCCATGACGGCCTCCATATCGAAAAGATCCTCCGGCTGCCCTTCATCAACCCCGAAGCCATCAAAAAAGAAGGGTTCCGGGTGCTTGTCGACTGCGTCGAAGGCGCTGGCGCCTCAATCGTCCCCGAACTCTGCCGCCAGCTCGGCGTCAAGGAAATCATTCCTGTAGCCTGCGGCGGAACCGGCATCTTCCCGCGCAACCCCGAACCCATTGAAGAGAACCTGCAGTCGAGCATCGCAGCCCTGAAGGAATCGGGTGCCGACTTCGCACTCGTCGTCGACCCTGATGTCGACCGCCTCGCCCTCATCAATGAAGACGGCACCCTCTTCGGCGAAGAGTACACCCTCGTCGCCTGCGCCGACTTCCATCTCCGCCACAGCCCCGGCCCCGTCGCCAACAACCTTTCCAGCAGCCGCGCACTCCGCGACATCGCAGAACGCTACGGGGTAGCATGTTACAGCGGCAAGGTCGGCGAAGCCAACGTGACCGAAGTCATGAAGGCCAAAGGAGCCGTCATCGGCGGCGAGGGCAACGGAGGGGTCATCCTCCCGGAGCTCCATTACGGCCGCGACGCCCTCGTCGCCATCGCCATCTTCCTCCAGGCGTTCGCCCTCTGGCGCCAGAGCCACCCCCGTGGCCCCCTGTCGGCGTTCAGGAAAGAGTTTCCGGACTATGAGATGTCAAAGCAGAAGGTCGAACTCGGCAAAAACGGCCGCGAAAAGCTCCCCGAGCTCTTCGACGCTGTCAGGAACAAGTTTCCGGATGCGGCCGTGGACATGCAGGACGGCCTGAAGCTCGACTTCCCGAAGAGCTGGGTACACCTCCGCCCCTCCAACACCGAACCGATCGTGCGCATTTACTCCGAGGCCCCCACGAAAGAAGAGGCAGAAGCGCTGGCAACCTCGGTACAGAGCACCCTGGAATCGCTCAATGGGTAA
- a CDS encoding bifunctional folylpolyglutamate synthase/dihydrofolate synthase codes for MTYQETLDFLFPLHRFGIKPGLERVRMLLQAAGSPERSLGMVVHVAGTNGKGTAASAMASMFTAAGKKTALYTSPHLVDFTERIRIDGRRIPEDAAARYATLLKPAALEHQSTFFEVTTAIAFAWFADCGVEVSVLETGMGGRLDATNVVESDYAVLTRIGLDHTEWLGSTISAIAGEKAAIIKPSSRVFTSINPDADPGQSEAFGPVRDAAQGCGAPLQVVGRDFSFGGVVAEPGLLQLDVVTASCHYKGLRVPVTGAFHAPGIATAVAVAEDAGVGPEAVREGLDALASTGYRGRLELLGHRPDTFLDVSHNADGMRATVDALMPFLSRYRDARVLFGLVSDKDSESMIRELMRLRCRFATTGLPSERGVASEELAEICRGLGAEAVAFSSPPEALQFLREEASPDSLILITGSFYLAGALLEKGTAGKAG; via the coding sequence GTGACCTACCAGGAAACGCTTGATTTTCTGTTTCCCCTTCACCGCTTCGGCATCAAACCGGGCCTCGAGCGGGTGCGCATGCTTCTCCAGGCAGCAGGCTCGCCCGAGCGCAGTCTCGGCATGGTGGTGCATGTGGCGGGAACGAACGGGAAGGGAACGGCCGCATCGGCCATGGCATCGATGTTCACGGCTGCGGGGAAGAAGACGGCGCTCTACACTTCTCCACACCTTGTCGACTTCACTGAGCGGATACGGATCGACGGACGGAGGATCCCGGAAGATGCTGCCGCCCGTTACGCCACCCTTTTGAAGCCTGCCGCACTGGAGCATCAATCGACGTTTTTCGAGGTGACGACAGCCATCGCCTTTGCCTGGTTCGCCGACTGCGGTGTGGAGGTGTCGGTGCTTGAAACGGGGATGGGCGGCCGGCTGGATGCGACGAACGTGGTTGAGTCCGACTATGCGGTGCTCACCAGGATCGGACTTGATCATACCGAATGGCTCGGCTCCACGATCAGTGCCATTGCCGGGGAGAAGGCGGCCATCATCAAGCCCTCCTCCCGGGTGTTCACCTCAATCAATCCCGACGCTGACCCCGGTCAGTCGGAGGCGTTCGGACCCGTCAGGGATGCGGCACAGGGGTGTGGCGCTCCGCTGCAGGTGGTGGGGCGGGATTTCAGTTTCGGGGGTGTCGTGGCTGAGCCGGGGCTGCTGCAGCTGGATGTCGTGACTGCCTCCTGTCACTATAAGGGGCTCAGGGTCCCTGTGACGGGTGCGTTCCATGCGCCGGGTATCGCGACTGCGGTTGCGGTGGCTGAAGACGCCGGCGTGGGGCCGGAAGCGGTGCGGGAGGGGCTCGACGCGCTTGCTTCGACAGGCTACCGCGGACGCCTTGAACTTCTGGGACACCGGCCGGACACCTTCCTCGACGTGTCGCACAATGCCGACGGCATGAGGGCCACCGTCGATGCCCTCATGCCGTTTCTTTCCCGGTACCGGGACGCCCGGGTGCTCTTCGGTCTTGTTTCCGACAAGGATTCGGAATCGATGATCAGGGAACTCATGCGGCTCCGGTGCCGGTTCGCCACTACCGGACTTCCGAGTGAGCGGGGTGTTGCATCTGAAGAACTGGCGGAAATATGCCGCGGCCTAGGGGCTGAAGCGGTCGCGTTTTCCTCGCCGCCCGAGGCGCTGCAGTTCCTTCGGGAAGAGGCCTCGCCGGATTCGCTTATTCTTATTACGGGGTCTTTTTATCTGGCCGGAGCCCTGCTTGAAAAAGGAACAGCGGGGAAGGCCGGGTGA